Proteins encoded in a region of the Flammeovirga yaeyamensis genome:
- a CDS encoding aminopeptidase P family protein, with protein sequence MRYEKIDQNLFIENRKRFVERLQPNSVAVFNSNDIMPTSADGTMPFIQHTDIFWMSGIDQEKSILVINPDAKDPAHKEILFLIETNDEIAIWEGAKLTKEQATEVSGIETVYWLSEFNNVFKSLVFDSEYIYLNTNEHLRADTTVQTPDDRFIEECKRNFPLHKLERLSPIMHDLRTVKSKYETDVMQKACNITEKGFRRVLDFVKPGVKEYEIEAEITHEFVRNGSRRHAYTPIIASGFNACVLHYIDNDQVCQDGDLLLMDFGCEYGNYASDLTRTIPVNGKFTERQAAVYSAVLRVHKAAAKMLVPGNNLMDYHVEVGKLMTEELIGLGLITQEDVDNEDPKWPAYKKYFMHGTSHHIGVDVHDYGHRYKTFEAGMVFTVEPGIYIREENMGIRIENDFVIQESGEPFDLMKNIPIEIEEIEAIMQK encoded by the coding sequence ATGAGATACGAGAAAATCGATCAAAACTTATTCATTGAAAACCGTAAACGTTTTGTTGAACGTTTACAACCTAATTCAGTAGCAGTTTTCAATTCTAACGATATCATGCCAACAAGTGCTGATGGAACAATGCCTTTCATCCAACATACAGACATTTTTTGGATGAGTGGTATAGACCAAGAAAAAAGTATCTTGGTGATCAATCCAGATGCTAAAGATCCAGCACATAAAGAGATATTATTCCTTATCGAAACTAACGATGAAATTGCTATTTGGGAAGGTGCAAAACTTACCAAAGAACAAGCAACTGAGGTTTCAGGAATAGAAACTGTTTATTGGTTATCAGAATTCAATAATGTATTCAAAAGCCTTGTTTTCGATAGCGAATATATCTATTTAAACACCAACGAACACCTAAGAGCAGACACCACTGTTCAGACTCCAGATGACCGTTTTATTGAGGAATGTAAAAGAAACTTCCCTCTTCATAAATTAGAGCGTCTATCTCCAATTATGCACGACCTCAGAACCGTAAAATCTAAGTACGAGACTGATGTGATGCAAAAGGCATGTAATATTACAGAAAAAGGTTTTAGAAGAGTGTTAGACTTTGTAAAACCGGGTGTTAAAGAATACGAAATCGAAGCAGAAATCACTCATGAGTTCGTTCGTAACGGTTCTAGAAGACATGCATACACTCCAATTATTGCTTCTGGATTTAACGCTTGTGTCTTACATTATATTGATAATGACCAAGTATGTCAGGATGGCGATTTATTATTGATGGACTTTGGCTGTGAATACGGTAATTATGCATCTGACTTAACTCGTACTATTCCTGTTAACGGTAAGTTTACGGAGCGTCAGGCTGCAGTATATTCAGCTGTACTTAGAGTACACAAAGCAGCAGCAAAAATGCTCGTTCCTGGCAATAACTTAATGGATTACCATGTTGAAGTGGGTAAACTTATGACTGAAGAATTGATTGGTTTAGGTTTAATCACTCAAGAAGATGTAGACAACGAAGATCCAAAATGGCCTGCATACAAAAAGTATTTCATGCACGGTACTTCTCACCATATCGGTGTTGATGTTCACGATTACGGACATCGTTATAAGACTTTCGAAGCAGGTATGGTATTTACTGTAGAGCCCGGTATTTATATCAGAGAAGAAAATATGGGTATCAGAATCGAAAACGATTTTGTGATCCAAGAATCTGGTGAGCCTTTCGACTTGATGAAAAATATTCCTATCGAGATTGAGGAGATTGAGGCGATTATGCAAAAATAA